Part of the Brassica oleracea var. oleracea cultivar TO1000 chromosome C8, BOL, whole genome shotgun sequence genome is shown below.
ACGCTAGTGAGTTATGAAGTATAAAATATTTTAGCAGCCATAACCTTTTTCAAGTTGTATAAGGCAATGTGAAGAGGAATATATTGTTGGTGGAGAGTAATAATGGTAATGAAACTAATACAAATTGCACGAACCGAATATATGCTCATAATAATTTTATAGGATAAAGTATATACTTTTTAATGGGGAAGTGTTAGGTGGCCTGAAAATAATCGGAATGGTTGGTGAGGCCTAAAACCAAAACCATTCAATAACTAGCCACTCTATTTAACCGGTTTGTGTATCCACCTCTGCTGTATGCTGTTGCGGGTGAAAAAGTTGGAAACTAGTATGTGCTCGGTAATAATATAAACTCTTATTATATCTTGAACTTTTAGCAACCCCTACAACTAAAGGCATCATCAGCCAACATAGAAAAGAAATCCGAAGAAAACAGGCTATAAAATTCTAGGAAGAGCAATATACGATACAAAACCATAAAACTAACGGTCTACATCTTCCTCATTTTGAACCTCATAAATTCAAATCATCTTAAGTCAAATAATTAATAACCAGGTAATGATCCGTGCCATGCACGCGATGAGCTATATATACAACAAAATATTTACAAAAAGCAGTAATTAAAATGCAAAAAATAAAAAAACGAAACTCATATTTAATTTGTTTAACTTCATACATAAGAAATTATTATATTTTGCAAGCGAAACTTTACACAAATCAAATACAAGAATATCTTATGTTCAAAGTTACACTTTGTAAATATGGCAATACGTTTAACCAATAACAATGTATGTAATTGACATTTAAACAATGAGAAATTGCTTACACGCTATATTAGCTGGTTTCTATATATATATGCTAGGGTCGGCCCGCCCTACGGGCGGGATGTAAATTATAAAATAATTTAAACGCTTATAGTTAATGGTATTTAAAATTGTTTGTTAATTTTTTTAAATATTTTTACATTTGTCCTTGTGAGGCATGTATGCTACTATGATATATTGTTTAATAAACATTGTTTGTTTAAATGTTTTATATATTTTTAGATTTTGTTATTGGTGAGGCATGTTTGGGAGTCTGAAGATGGGAAAAAAATGTAATTTATTTTGGTACGTAAAAAGTAAAGTAAACAATAGTAACATCTTGCTATTTATAAAGAATATAATCGACAAACATCTGAACCCTTCAAAAGTAACACTTTTTGCATAGATGATTCTTGTCGTGGAGGTCGCAGCTTCTTAGGGGTTTGAGCCTTTCCATGTTGCTTAAATACATGTCCTCTAGAGTAATACTGTAATCACTGAGCACTTTTTAACCTTTCTCCAGCAACAGTTGGACGTTTGATGCCGTGTGTTCCCGTTCCAGGGTATCTAGAATCTTTTTTTTCTATTTCAATTTTCCGTTGCACAGCAGTAATAAACACAAAGATACGTACCCTTATCGTATATTCCATGCGCAGAATGGCGTAGATGTTTGAGTGCTTCAGGGTTATTGTTTTCTAAGCACGACTCCATTAAGCGTTTGTGTCTAGACACCATCCTTAGTGGTTCGGATGCAAAATATTTCAGGCCCAGGTTATTGAAATAGGATCCTGGGGGTATGTTAGAAGTGTCTTCATCTAAGGTGTGCACGCTTTGGTTCATCTCTGGCTCCGATTCCATATCATTGGGGACGTCGTTTGAATCTTGATAGGCGTTCGGGAGGTCGGGAGGGGGTCATTTTTTTTTTTCAAAGTTTTTTTTTTGTAGTTGTGTTATTGGTGAGCCGTATCTCTTTAGGTTGAAGTTTATACAGCACTGGGGTTTTGAATTACATGATCTGTTTATATCTACTCTATTAAAATCTAGTAGTGTATTAAAATAGAGTCCTATTTGAATTTTACCATGGCATACATTTAATTTGGACTTATTAAACATGTTGTGACTAAATATAAAAATAAATTATGTATACAATTTTATATGGTAACTGGTATATTTATATTAAACCAATTATGGTTTGGGTTAATATTTGAGTAACAAACCATATCTTTTAATCTGAACCAAACAAATATGGTTTGCATTAACTGGAGAGAAATTAATTGAACATTAAACTCTCATATAGATTGGTTATTGTGTCGCTCTACGTTTTGAAACCTATAGGTTAAGAGATCAACATGGTCAACTTCCATGGATTAAATATGAACTCAAAAATCAAGATCTATAAGTTGTTTTGACCAATTATTGGAGTGTTTGACCGGTGGTTTATTTTTTTTATGAACACCATCTTATAGGAAGTAGGTTTAGATTATAACATAACACAGGCCCGGGCTTGAACGAAAACATTCAATACAAATGTATGGGGCCTCCTATTTTTGTCAAAATTTTAGGGCCTATTTTTTTCAATGTTATTACTTATAAATATATCAATTTGACAATTTGTTATGTGTATATAAACTGATAAGTAAAGAAAATTATGGGACATCACTAACATACAAAGATAATTATATTTTATATATTCTATGTTATTAAATATGAGTAGATTGAAAGGCAAAAAAAAAAAGGAAAAAAAAAATTATGACAAACATGAAAGATTAAATGGTTTGGCTATGTTGTCGATTGAAAAGGATATGATCAAGAATCTTGATTATGAAAGTTTGATGGATGATTTTGCAAGAAAAAATGCAAGAAGATCTATATTTAAGAACTGATAAGTTTTTTTTTTAGTTTTGAGGATATTGTAATTTTTTTATTATAAACTTGAGTTTTTTATCGACATATTTTTTTTATACATTATCTAGGGGCCTCAATTTTGTATTTCGTATTGGACCATGAAAATTTCAGGACCGGCCCTGTCTTGAGACCACGACCTTACTTACAAGTGATGCCTGCTTCCTCAAGTCTTCCAGATCAAAGTTCCAAGCACTGATTCCTCTCATATACTCATGCTGCAAGAAAGTAACATAGCCTTCAAAATAAAAAAAAAAAGACCGCAAAGATAAATTGTATATGGATTTATCTATGTACCTGAGATAACTGTTCTTTGTCACCATTTATGCCTTTAAACAATTCAGCTTCTGCCTCCTATAAAGACAAACATAAAGAGATGTTGCACAGCAGCTTCAATCACATCTAAGTTCTTATCAACTTACCTTGAGCTTTTTGAAACGATCACCAAGTGGAAAAAGACCATGGAGAATCTTACGGGAGAGATAATCTGTAGACCGAGCATGTTTGAAGAAGGGGTGTTTCAGAAGCTTTGCTGAGGTTGGACGCTTTTTTGGATCTTTTACTAAACATGCTGCGATTAACTCTCTAAACGACTGTTGGAGAATATGATACAGAGTGTCCCTCTCTCAGTGAAAATACAAATATAATCTACTCATTGCATATTTTTACATCATCAAAATCACATTTACCTTTGAGAACTTCTTATCTCTCTCATAGTCAAGGCGAGGAGGAGCGTTTTGTAAGGTCATTAGCAGCACCTGAAATATAACTAAGAGATTAGAGAGCCAAAGAGCAGAGACTTTAATAGAGTAAGGACACACCTTCATAGGTGGATATTTGGAAAACGGGGCATGACCATGAGCAAGCTCTAGTGCAGTTATGCCAAACGACCAAATGTCCGCTCTAGTTAACAGAAAAAAAATGAATTAGAACAATAAAGATATAACTTTCTATCAGACGATGCGTTTTTTTTACCTACCAATATTATGAATGTACTAATCAGTTAATTTGGTTTTCCTACGTAGCTTTATAATAAATTTGATATATAAAAGCATTTTAAGCACGTAGAAAATGTGTTTTAGACTCTGTACGACAGTTTGACTTTTGTGTTAGTGTCAATATGATGTATTGAGCTAACCGAGATTTGGTTAACTTTATGGTACGACAGTTTCGTAGGTTTTCGAAATGTAAATCTCAAAACAAAGGGAAAGAGTCTAAAAACGTTATGTTCCATTGTTTTGTAAACGATGTTTTCAGAAAGCGTAAGATTGGTCAATAACACACTGGCTGTAATTCATGAGACAAAACTGATAAAGGAAGTTTTACAATCCGGATCGGAGTTAGCAGAAGAACATTTCCAATTTGATGATATCTCTGCGCCTTCGTGTCCCTTTATATCCGCTTGTTGATTTCACTGGGAGCAATGAGGCCTCCACGTACGATGGCAAATATACATTGT
Proteins encoded:
- the LOC106310751 gene encoding serine/threonine-protein kinase OSR1-like, producing the protein MKVLLMTLQNAPPRLDYERDKKFSKSFRELIAACLVKDPKKRPTSAKLLKHPFFKHARSTDYLSRKILHGLFPLGDRFKKLKEAEAELFKGINGDKEQLSQHEYMRGISAWNFDLEDLRKQASLVSKVVVSRQGRS